One window from the genome of Rhodopseudomonas sp. P2A-2r encodes:
- a CDS encoding nuclear transport factor 2 family protein — protein MSGDAHDLFDRWERVWHDREYDLVPSCVGPIYIRHDENGDRTVTREAYAAELKSVHEARPGILVVVYDHTFTADRAWFRFSFQWSDPETGQKQSRAGMQSYRIDDGKLVETWITMRPLGTSWTDVAQERWTSAKA, from the coding sequence ATGTCAGGCGATGCGCACGATCTATTCGACCGTTGGGAACGGGTCTGGCATGACCGCGAATATGATCTCGTGCCAAGCTGCGTGGGGCCAATTTATATTCGTCACGATGAAAATGGCGACCGGACGGTGACGCGCGAAGCTTACGCAGCCGAGTTAAAGAGCGTCCACGAGGCCCGACCGGGCATCCTCGTCGTTGTCTACGACCATACTTTCACCGCCGACCGTGCTTGGTTTCGCTTCTCATTCCAGTGGTCCGATCCCGAAACCGGTCAGAAGCAGAGCCGAGCCGGTATGCAAAGCTACCGCATTGACGACGGCAAGCTAGTCGAAACATGGATCACAATGCGCCCACTCGGCACGTCATGGACGGACGTTGCGCAGGAACGTTGGACAAGCGCCAAGGCGTGA
- a CDS encoding recombinase family protein, translated as MFVRAYLRASTSEQDAQRARDQLSGFAAERGLSVASWYAENESGAKLARPELFRLLTDAHPGDILLVEQVDRLSRLGAADWERLKAELLARRVRVVALDLPTSWMMATKSADEFTGRMFEAINGMLLDMLAAVARKDYDDRRRRQAQGQAKAKAEGRYRGRPEDTERNEGIGRLIAAGHSWGAVQRATGCSRATIAKIVKRGRPSNMNFPSLDEAVR; from the coding sequence TTGTTCGTCCGAGCCTACCTACGCGCTTCGACGTCCGAGCAGGACGCCCAACGTGCCCGTGACCAGCTAAGCGGCTTCGCTGCCGAGCGTGGGCTGAGCGTCGCTTCGTGGTATGCCGAAAACGAAAGTGGGGCGAAGCTTGCCCGCCCCGAGCTTTTCCGGCTGCTGACCGATGCGCACCCCGGCGATATCCTACTCGTTGAACAAGTTGATCGGCTATCGCGGCTGGGGGCGGCCGATTGGGAGCGGCTGAAGGCTGAGCTACTTGCCCGTCGTGTTCGGGTGGTTGCCCTCGACCTGCCCACATCGTGGATGATGGCGACTAAATCCGCTGACGAATTCACCGGGCGAATGTTCGAAGCGATCAACGGCATGCTGCTCGATATGCTCGCCGCTGTGGCGCGCAAAGATTACGATGATCGCCGGCGTCGGCAAGCGCAGGGACAAGCGAAGGCTAAGGCCGAAGGGCGATACAGAGGTCGTCCGGAGGACACCGAGCGGAACGAGGGGATCGGCCGGCTTATTGCGGCGGGTCATTCGTGGGGAGCCGTGCAAAGAGCTACCGGTTGCAGTCGCGCGACAATCGCGAAGATCGTCAAACGCGGCCGTCCCTCAAATATGAATTTCCCATCGCTGGACGAAGCGGTTCGATGA
- a CDS encoding DUF262 domain-containing protein has translation MDVKDHPVISVLGDQRRFVVPIYQRQYSWKEPRLAPFWDDVVAKAEEVLEGRPKFNHFMGALILAPGGDGFTIGSTPKVQVVDGQQRLTTFQLFLAAIREVGNRVAAPDLTAMVQSYLFVPALSGEKDPDARFRLIPTPDDRAIFHLIIEGGLAAAKQKHPDYFYKNGNFSHGPNSLRAFDFFITKIDRYAKTGLIDDEDAQIAVKDEAAAEPARRLQALLAALLNHLKLVVITLSETDDAQVIFETLNSQAEPLLAMDLVRNNIFQRASIQGESAEKLFEEKWRPFDQDGAFWKADSPRAKPKRPRIDHFLSHALTAQTGAETSLRELYAEYRSFTRPKGKVRFATVGEELDALIAFRPIYKSLEVGGGDPSLERLGLKLNLFEVSTVYPFVFRVSVSDIATEEKDRIYNLIYSYLVRRTLCGLTPKNLNKTFARIVSDTIENGVSVSTFLSSFSRQKGDTVRFPDDNEFRAAFLNAPAYQLTKRKERLAEILWDLEIAARNKYSVNTPRPESMSVEHILPQTWTKHWSLPDGRMAPSDKLTGADQSMLNAIRVRDSSLHTMGNLTLITVPANSTASNKAFSEKRAWLKQSLLALNVPLFERDSWHEEAITSRSKMLADTAIEIWPGPDSIQ, from the coding sequence ATGGACGTCAAGGATCATCCCGTCATCTCGGTTCTCGGCGACCAGCGGCGTTTCGTCGTTCCAATCTATCAGCGTCAATACAGTTGGAAAGAGCCCCGGCTCGCACCGTTTTGGGACGATGTTGTTGCGAAGGCGGAAGAGGTTCTTGAGGGGCGCCCGAAATTCAATCACTTTATGGGTGCGCTGATATTGGCTCCCGGCGGCGACGGTTTCACCATCGGATCAACGCCAAAAGTGCAGGTCGTCGATGGTCAGCAGCGGCTTACGACATTTCAGCTCTTCCTCGCTGCTATTAGAGAAGTTGGAAATCGTGTCGCCGCGCCCGATTTGACCGCGATGGTTCAAAGTTATCTCTTTGTACCTGCGCTTTCTGGCGAAAAAGACCCTGACGCTCGATTTCGGCTTATTCCTACCCCCGACGACCGAGCTATCTTTCACCTGATCATAGAAGGAGGCCTCGCGGCGGCGAAGCAAAAGCATCCAGATTACTTTTACAAGAATGGAAACTTCTCACACGGGCCTAACTCGCTACGTGCTTTTGATTTCTTCATCACGAAGATCGACCGGTACGCTAAAACTGGACTAATCGACGACGAGGACGCCCAGATAGCTGTCAAGGACGAAGCTGCGGCCGAACCGGCGCGCAGGCTCCAAGCGCTCTTGGCCGCACTGTTGAATCATTTAAAACTCGTCGTAATTACTTTGTCTGAGACCGACGACGCGCAGGTCATCTTCGAAACCCTCAATAGCCAAGCAGAACCACTGCTCGCTATGGACCTTGTCAGAAACAACATCTTTCAGCGCGCATCAATTCAAGGCGAGTCTGCTGAGAAGCTCTTTGAAGAAAAATGGCGGCCGTTTGACCAAGATGGAGCTTTTTGGAAAGCAGACTCTCCACGAGCGAAGCCGAAGCGGCCTCGAATCGACCACTTCCTTAGTCACGCCTTGACGGCCCAGACTGGAGCCGAGACGTCTTTGCGAGAACTGTATGCGGAATACAGGTCTTTCACTCGTCCGAAGGGGAAAGTACGCTTCGCCACAGTTGGCGAAGAGCTGGACGCTCTCATTGCGTTTCGCCCGATATACAAGTCGCTCGAAGTTGGGGGTGGCGACCCTTCGTTAGAGCGTCTCGGATTAAAGCTGAATCTTTTCGAAGTAAGCACTGTTTATCCGTTTGTTTTCCGAGTCTCGGTTTCCGATATCGCGACAGAAGAGAAGGATCGCATTTATAATTTGATCTACTCTTACCTAGTACGGCGAACGCTCTGTGGCCTGACGCCAAAGAATCTTAACAAAACATTTGCGCGCATTGTTTCCGATACCATTGAGAACGGCGTTTCCGTCTCTACATTTTTGTCCAGTTTTTCTCGTCAAAAAGGCGACACCGTTCGCTTTCCCGACGACAACGAGTTCCGGGCCGCTTTCTTGAATGCACCCGCCTACCAGCTTACAAAACGGAAAGAACGACTGGCAGAAATCTTATGGGATTTAGAAATAGCTGCCCGAAACAAGTATTCCGTCAATACACCGCGCCCAGAGAGCATGTCCGTTGAACATATTCTTCCACAGACTTGGACTAAACACTGGAGCCTGCCTGACGGACGTATGGCTCCAAGTGACAAACTGACGGGGGCGGACCAGTCCATGCTAAATGCAATTCGCGTTCGGGACAGTTCCTTGCATACGATGGGCAATCTCACACTAATCACTGTGCCAGCCAATTCGACGGCGTCAAACAAGGCGTTTTCAGAAAAGAGAGCTTGGCTAAAACAAAGCTTACTCGCCTTGAACGTTCCTCTATTCGAAAGAGACTCGTGGCATGAGGAGGCGATTACTAGTCGCTCAAAGATGCTTGCCGACACCGCCATTGAAATATGGCCCGGGCCTGACTCAATTCAATAA